In Glandiceps talaboti chromosome 14, keGlaTala1.1, whole genome shotgun sequence, a single genomic region encodes these proteins:
- the LOC144445336 gene encoding short transient receptor potential channel 4-like, whose protein sequence is MSFIRKDYSVEKLFLSAAERGDKKAIIYALENGRRFNVNCKDSEGRTALVLAIQNGSTEIIKVLLDYGVELGDSLLVAVDDQFTTAVQIICDYIEQFNVPEYLYCRSLNGDLHPDITPIILAAHHNNYDIIKILLDQGVKIEDPDYYCFQTENFTLQNSLGMINVYRALASQAYISLTSDDPINTAFELSLRLQNLSKSDYEFRYTYEELADQCEQFASDLLGHIRDSSEQEVVLNHDPEEWAYLGDKYIGQPSKVKRAIKCKQKKFVAHPHCQQHLIERWYHGLPGWRKQNPWKRGLYTLLIGLSFPLLNLMYLVCPHWKLSKLLKIPYVKFVCLTASNLAFLVFLAMQAMEFGRNIGNSNVTVARSGCHRSDSFSIMNVTFSEWLVVIWVLGFTVNECQEIWQKGMKTVSDNWSIKLFDFFTMSLYWTWITLRFSICLENQSHSHLNITQPETVEEETTDIGNQTLALMLTNFHEMGMKLDTLTQHVQDISRDQNDIPWENITALLHSVHSNVLDGLGSGSITEKTHSIVKRAARATARRRVGPGSSSGGSSSEGYYESARVQWNPFDPGLIAESLFAIAKVLSFLRLIRITVVNVQLGPMQISLSRMAYDIIRFLAIFCLVWFAFSVGLNQLYWFYAYEKKEFCVKNPKTNTYRQDCDQAFGSILDAMMTLFWALFGIADMEKLKIEGANHWFTEGVGKVLFAAYHVIGIVVLLNILIAMMSNTFTRIEEDADMQWKFSRSCLWMNFFDELSTLTPPFNMLPTSDLWYRYCKCKKNHKIKRPSVRTREKNYQVVAQQLIRRYLFDLRRGDDDDSQDPMRIFRQELSNFKYEMFEALSDMELKIKEIKLRLDTAERTPPPKLGYKPKFDEPGSEMFHALKDTLSPPTAIAERTPPSPTESSSVSGIGECVFPDALPKPAHRQTKVSFEDEMENGSYLSIEQDMNLSDLETPLFTTSGSESILGDLHEPIPRDYPDVFNHNLPRSLRVPNPKYSSRRWPSKKRRSRQTSDPDKPRTRYDSNESLDGMFAMPRTDPIILGTPQPERKALTAMVKNMAGIALMPLSERWGPMKFIDDHGHAHGVGPDKHDDKNATTGNYAPGSGDAGTMV, encoded by the exons AAATTATCAAAGTTCTTCTTGACTACGGTGTTGAATTAGGAGACTCGTTATTGGTTGCCGTTGATGACCAGTTTACTACAGCTGTACAGATAATCTGTGACTACATCGAGCAGTTTAACGTACCG GAATACCTGTACTGTCGGTCTTTAAATGGCGACCTTCACCCTGACATCACACCGATTATTTTGGCAGCTCACCACAAcaactatgacatcatcaaaatcCTCCTCGATCAAGGCGTTAAAATTGAAGACCCAGACTACTACTGTTTTCAGACGGAAAATTTTACTTTACAGAATTCACTTGGAATGATCAATGTGTACCGTGCTCTAGCTAGTCAGGCTTACATATCTCTAACCAGTGATGATCCAATCAACACAGCTTTTGAACTCAGTTTGCGGCTTCAAAACCTCAGCAAATCTGACTACGAGTTTCGATACACGTACGAGGAGTTAGCTGATCAATGTGAGCAGTTTGCGTCTGATCTCCTGGGACACATTCGAGATTCGAGTGAACAAGAGGTTGTCTTAAATCATGATCCAGAAGAGTGGGCGTATCTTGGTGACAAATATATAGGGCAACCGAGTAAAGTTAAGAGAGCTATCAAGTGTAAACAGAAGAAG TTCGTTGCACATCCACATTGCCAGCAACACTTGATCGAGAGATGGTACCATGGTCTTCCAGGATGGCGTAAACAGAATCCGTGGAAAAGAGGACTTTATACTTTACTCATCGGACTAAGTTTTCCTCTTCTTAACTTAATGTACCTCGTTTGCCCTCATTGGAAATTGTCCAAACTTTTAAAAATTCCGTACGTCAAATTCGTCTGCTTGACTGCCTCCAATCTTGCATTTTTGGTGTTTTTGGCAATGCAAGCGATGGAATTCGGTAGAAATATTGGAAATTCGAATGTGACTGTGGCGAGATCGGGATGTCACAGATCGGACAGTTTCTCTATCATGAATGTGACCTTCTCGGAATGGCTTGTTGTAATATGGGTCTTGG GGTTCACTGTGAATGAATGTCAAGAAATATGGCAGAAAGGAATGAAGACTGTATCTGATAACTGGTCAATTAAACTATTTGACTTCTTTACAATGTCACTTTACTGGACTTGGATAACTTTACGTTTTTCCATATGTCTTGAG AATCAAAGTCACAGCCACCTAAACATAACTCAGCCAGAGACAGTGGAGGAAGAGACAACGGATATTGGGAACCAAACATTGGCATTGATGTTGACTAATTTCCATGAGATGGGAATGAAATTAGACACTTTGACCCAACATGTCCAAGACATATCACGTGATCAGAATGATATACCTTGGGAAAACATTACAGCTTTGCTCCACAGCGTTCACAGTAATGTATTGGATGGACTTGGATCGGGCAGTATAACCGAAAAAACACATTCCATTGTAAAACGTGCAGCCCGAGCAACCGCACGAAGACGAGTCGGTCCGGGTAGTTCGTCTGGAGGCAGCTCCAGTGAAGGTTATTATGAATCTGCCCGCGTTCAGTGGAATCCCTTCGATCCAGGACTGATTGCTGAAAGCCTCTTCGCCATTGCCAAAGTTCTTAGTTTTCTACGTCTCATTCGTATAACGGTTGTGAATGTGCAATTGGGTCCGATGCAAATATCTCTCAGTCGTATGGCCTACGATATAATCAGGTTTTTAGCCATATTTTGTCTCGTCTGGTTCGCTTTCTCGGTCGGACTAAATCAACTTTACTGGTTCTATGCTTATGAGAAGAAAGAATTCTGTGTCAAAAATCCTAAAACGAATACATACAGGCAGGATTGTGACCAGGCGTTTGGGAG TATACTGGACGCGATGATGACCCTATTCTGGGCTTTGTTTGGCATTGCTGATATGGAAAAACTGAAGATAGAGGGCGCGAATCACTGGTTTACAGAGGGTGTGGGAAAGGTTTTATTTGCGGCCTACCATGTCATTGGCATTGTTGTACTTCTAAATATACTCATTGCCATGATGAGCAACACTTTCACCCGAATTGAG GAAGATGCCGATATGCAGTGGAAATTTTCTCGTTCGTGTCTCTGGATGAATTTCTTTGACGAACTGTCCACCCTGACCCCTCCATTCAATATGCTGCCAACTTCCGATCTATGGTAtagatattgtaaatgtaaaaagAACCACAAG ATAAAGAGACCTTCTGTGAGGACAAGAGAAAAGAACTACCAA GTGGTTGCCCAGCAATTAATTCGAAGGTATCTGTTTGACTTACGgcgtggtgatgatgatgacagtcAGGACCCGATGAGGATATTCCGTCAAGAGTTGTCAAACTTCAAATACGAGATGTTTGAAGCACTGAGTGACATGGaactaaaaataaaggaaattaaACTTCGTCTAGATACCGCAGAGCGTACCCCGCCTCCTAAACTGGGCTACAAACCCAAATTTGATGAACCTGGTTCAGAAATGTTTCATGCTCTCAAAGACACACTGTCGCCCCCAACGGCAATAGCAGAAAGGACTCCTCCATCACCAACGGAATCTTCGTCTGTCTCTGGCATTGGTGAGTGTGTATTTCCTGACGCATTGCCCAAACCTGCTCACAGACAAACGAAGGTTTCTTTCGAGGATGAGATGGAAAACGGGTCATATCTCAGTATTGAGCAGGACATGAACCTGAGTGATTTAGAAACTCCGCTATTTACCACGTCAGGATCAGAAAGTATATTGGGTGATCTCCATGAACCTATTCCACGAGATTACCCAGACGTCTTCAACCATAACCTCCCACGCTCTCTGCGCGTGCCAAACCCCAAGTACTCGTCACGAAGATGGCCCTCAAAAAAGCGTCGCTCTAGGCAAACGTCGGATCCTGACAAGCCACGTACTCGCTATGATAGTAACGAGAGTCTCGATGGAATGTTCGCAATGCCTCGTACGGATCCCATTATACTGGGGACGCCACAACCCGAGCGGAAAGCTCTCACCGCCATGGTGAAAAACATGGCGGGAATAGCCCTAATGCCATTGTCTGAACGATGGGGTCCAATGAAGTTCATAGATGACCATGGGCATGCTCATGGTGTAGGTCCTGATAAACACGATGACAAAAACGCCACTACAGGTAACTATGCACCAGGTAGTGGTGATGCTGGAACTATGGTGTAA